TGGAGACAGCAGCGCAGCAATGTCTTCTTCCGGTGGATTATGCGTAGCGATCAACTCGTCAACGATCTCGCGAATACGGTTCCAATCGCAGGGGAAACCGGCCAAGTTCCCCAGGAAGGTGGCGTAATAGCCCTTATTGCAAAACTCGGCGTGATCCTCGGTCAAGGTGATCGCCCCGTCTTCCAGCGGAATGTCCAAAGCGCGTTCCTTTAATACTCGAATACCGGAGAAATCTCGTAGACCTAGCCCGGTGTAGACACCGGAGTCGTCGAAAAGCAACATTGTGTTTTGCAGATGTGCCTCCAACGCTATCCCATGATTCCACATGGTTGGCAACACCGTTTCAAGCAGGTCGCGGACGTAATCTTCGGGTGGGGTTTCGGTGCGCAACGCCGTCGCGGAAATCGCTACCGCTGCCGAACCAATATCCGCCGACCGGATAAGGGTACTGAGGCTGCGGCTAATGCGGGGATCAAAAATCACTCCCCGATAGGCACAACCAGCGATTTCCGGCAATACCGTCACAGTAGGATTAGTACGAGCCAAAAGCCTGGCAATAAAGCCCGCCACTTTCGGCGTACCCAGTGCTGAATCCGCCGACATCGACCGCCGGGTGGAGGTAAGCACCACATCAATCGAGGTTTTGATGTACAACCGTTGCCCTGAGGTTCCTCGATGATACGTCAGTGCGGTACGCATGGAAATAGTAGGCAGTACCGGCAACGTGGCGCCAAAATCCACCACCTTCTCGCGGAACTGCGGGGCGATAACATGTTCCCACTGCCACGGATGCACCGGAACGATCCGCAGTGGGGTATCTGGGACTAGGTCCGGAAATTCTCGCCGCAAGATCGCGGTGACATCGCCAGTTTCATTGAGCATCCCTACCGGCGCACCGATCAGTTTGAGGTGGGTGACCCGAAAATTCTCCGGACCATACAGCCTAGAATCTTCCAAGCTAAAGCCCCGTCTGAGCTTTGCTAACGGGTGAACGTTATGCCCGGTAATGGTCAGCGAATCCGCCAATACTCCCACAAAATCGACCGGTACTACCGGAAGATTCCGCCGTCGCTTTTCGACGACCTGCTTAACCTGCGCCAACGTCGCAATCGCATTATCAATATCGTCGGCGTGGGGGTCTTTAGCTACCTGCTCCATTTCTTTAGCCACAGCTAACCGGCTTAGTACATGTTCTTTGGCCCACTCGGTTTCATCAGTGGCAGGCGGGATACTGATCGGGTTATCAAACCACACATAATCCTGTTCGGTTACAGCACCAGATAGTCGCATTCCCAATACTCGCTTTCGTGGCAACCGGTGGGGCAAGCCATCTATCTCAATATCAGCAGGGTCAATCCCGGCAGCGTCACATAGCCCCAGGATCAAATTGCTAATCATCGGATAGATCAGTTTCGCTCGGGCGGTGTCATAATCGGGGCAAATCAATGCGGTATCTGCCAAAAAATCCCACTCACGTTGTTGGTAAAACGGCGAATCCATCACGATGCGGCAACCGCCAAAATCCCGGACCGTTACCGCATAGGGCACACCATCACGCAGCTTGAGCACAGTATTCTGCGGGTGGGGTTCCAGCGCCAGGCCGTACTCCACTAACTCCAGTGCCGGAGTGACGAGAATATGGGCTAATCGGCCGAACCATTCGGCAGCTGTCATACCTGATTCGGCCAGCACCTCATGAAAAAGCAGTTTCCCGGTGATCGGGTTGGTGGCCATCAGCGCTGCCACCGGAATCCCCTCCGGCTCAGCACGCACGATCGCCCCCAAATCGTCTGACACCCGCACCCCAGCCAGATCATGCCCCACAGAAAACGCGGGGGTGTCGTCAACCGTATATGGTGCGATGCCACGGCGTCGAATAGCGGCGATTGCTTCTTCCGCGATGACAGGGCCGGCTAACGCAGCCGGAGAAATTCCCCGGATCGCGCCTGTGAGCTGAAAACTTACCGAGGTCTTAATATGAACGCACCCGGTTTCATCAGACACCCGCAAAGTACGCACACTCATGAGCGGTTCCGCCCGGGCGGTCGTCTCTAACAACCGAATATCATCCGAGAGCTGTACCACATTCGCCAATTGCCAGGGATGCACTGGCACTGCCACAAAACCCGGAGGAACTTCATCCGCTAACCGCGCAGCTAACCCCGGAATATTCTCCTGCAATGCGGTGATAATTGGAATGCCGCTTTGATCGACGATCGTTTCTCGCACCGCCAGAAACGGCAAATCGAAACTTTCTACTTGCTCCGGTAGAACCTGCGCAAACCCAGGGCCTAAACCCAACGTTGTTTTTGCACACGGGTGCTTAGGGTGTCCCTCACACACGATCTGTTCCAGATTCCCAAGTTCAGTGCGGCCCGCATAGCGGCGCGCCACCCCAGCCCGCGCCCGGGCCAAACCTACAACACTATCGGCTAACTCCAACGCGGTGCGCTCAAAATTAGTAGCCGGCACAGCCAACACGGCGCGCACCGCTTCTAAAACCGCTACCGGGTCGGCATCTGGGGAGATGGAATCTAACACCGAGTTGTCGGTGAGTAATTCCTCTTCCCGTAGCGCGGTGAGTAACCGGGACAAAATGGTGCGCTGGGCAGTGTCAGTCATACTGTCATTGGTAGCACGGCAACCGCCCGGACCGGGAACCCCGTGCCCAACCTAGGTTTCGGCCACGCCGCAATCATCAATGACCCCGTCGCTGGTACTAGGTCAAGCCCAGTCATTCGCTCAATCTGCCACCGACCCAACCCTAAGATCCGCAACTGTGCCGGAAATTGGTCACGCGACACCAAGACACCAGGATCAGTATCAAGAGTCTCATGACCAATGGCGGTGATCTGGCGTTCGGCCACTAGCCACTCTATAGCTTCCGGGCTCCAGCCAGGGTAGTGGGCTATGCGGTTGGCGTCCTTATTGGACATGAGTTCTGGGTCGGGCCAACGCTTGGACCAATCGGAGCGAAATGCCACGAAAGCGTGCTTTGGTATCTGGCCGTGACGATTTTCCCACTTATAAATATCGGCAATACCCAGCGTAAAATCCGCGTTGGCGGCAACCTGTGCTGTGAAATCCAAAACCACTAACGGCAAAATCATCTCGGAAACGGGAATCTCATCTAGCCGCCGCCCGCCCACCACCGCATGCGCCGGGGCATCCACATGGGTACCCCATTGGCCTACCAAGGAAAATGCCGTTGTTAGGCAACCAGGTTGGGGCAGGTGTGGTATGTCGCGTTGTGTCTCGTCCGGGTCGGTTGGGAATTTCGGAATCCCCGGGCCAAACCCATGGCTAAGATCCACAAACTGCAGGTGGCGCAACTGCTGGGCTACCTGCCACAGATCTGGCATATCAAAACCTCCCAAGCTGATGCGCAGGCGGCTTAAACGATGGCGAAGGCGCGCGCCGGGAAGCCGGTGCCGTTTAATGGCTTGGGCCAGGTGGCCACGATAAGCGCCCCGGTAGCTGGCACTTGGTCTAGGTTGGCTAATAGCTCGATCTGCCATTTATCGTGCTGGAGAAGAAGCAATTCGGCGGGGAGTGTGCCGCCGGAAACCACGATGCCCTGGTCGGTGTCGGTGGTCTCATGGCCGATCGCGGTGATGTCTCGCTTGGTGATAAGCCATTCGACAACCTCCGGGTTCCAACCGGGGTAGTGGGCGATGCCATCGGCGTCTTTATTGGCTACCAATTCTGGATCGGGCCAACGCTTGGACCAATCAGAGCGAAACGCCACGAAAGCCCCAGCGGGAATCGTTCCGTGATCTGCTTCCCATCGCTTTATATCCGCAATTTCTGGTGTGAAATCCGCATCTGCGGCAACCTGCGCTGTGAAATCCAAGACCACCAACGGCAGGATCATCTGCTTGACATCGATATTGTCTAAGGTGCGTGCTCCTGCAACGAAGTGTACGGGTGGATCAACATGGGTGCCCCATTGTCCTACGAAGCTATATTGGGTGACTTCAAAACCATGTTCCGGAACGTTAAAGAGCGTGGTTCGTTCTTCATCAGGTAACAGATGAAACCGGGGTTGTCCTGATTGGAAGGCGTGGGTGAGATCAACAAAGGTATGTTCAGTGCGTAACGTGTGGGCTAATTGCCAAAGATCGGTCATGGCAGACAACTTAGTCTAGATAAATCTGAACCGCATAGTCTAGGGTGGTGACCATGAATAAAATTGATGTTGCAGCGAATTTTCGACATTGGTTAAGGTGTGGAAATGGACACTTTGGCACAATTTTGGCCGCCATTTGCGCTAAATATCACCGCTGCGGCCGGTGAGCGAAAAGTTATTCTACGCGTGGTTCGGGATGACGATTTGGTTGAAATGAGCAACGTTAACGAAGCGGATATCTATGGGCCGGAATTGCCCCCATATGCTTTTTGCTGGCTTAATGCGCCATATCCGGAGCGCGTTGCTGCGTCTTTCCAGTTTCGGTGGAATAATCGTGCACAATTAAAACCGGAATCGTGGTCGCTGGATTTCGTTGCGCGTGATGCCGAAACCGGCGAGGTTATCGGCGGGATGGACATACGGGCGACTAATTTCGCCGAAAACCGCACCGCTGAAACTGGTTCCTGGGTGTTGTACAAACACCAGGGACTTGGCTACGGTTCGCTGATACGGCACGCATTAATCCAGCTTGCTTTTGATGTTTTCGGGGCTTTGCGGGTAGAAACAGGCTGGCACGAGGGCAATACCGCGTCAGCGCGGGTAAGTGAAAAACTTGGGTATAGCGTTTTCCTAACGGATCGAACCAGCCCGGTCTACGACGGATCGTTGCAGCCGGTCATCGGGGCAGCGCTGTCACCGGATGCTTATCGACGCTCGGACGTCACCGTTACCATCGACGGAGTTCGCCCCGAACTTGCAGTGATGCTTGGTTTCGCACCAGCAGAGCCAGAGCATTGAGAACGCCACCTCTAAGGTGACGTTCCGTGGGTGCTTGAGTTTTTATAGGTAGTGTCCTATCCCGTTGGTTACGACTGTGCTTTGTGTCTTTCTAAATCTAGAAGCACCCGACGCACATGATTTGCAGCACCTTCGCCTTCGTAGGCTTCGACGATATCGGGGATTGGGCCTACTTGTCGGATTTCACCGTGATCTACCCATAAGGCGGTATCGCATAATTGTGCCAAGAAGTCATTGGAG
The nucleotide sequence above comes from Corynebacterium mustelae. Encoded proteins:
- a CDS encoding IucA/IucC family protein, which translates into the protein MTDTAQRTILSRLLTALREEELLTDNSVLDSISPDADPVAVLEAVRAVLAVPATNFERTALELADSVVGLARARAGVARRYAGRTELGNLEQIVCEGHPKHPCAKTTLGLGPGFAQVLPEQVESFDLPFLAVRETIVDQSGIPIITALQENIPGLAARLADEVPPGFVAVPVHPWQLANVVQLSDDIRLLETTARAEPLMSVRTLRVSDETGCVHIKTSVSFQLTGAIRGISPAALAGPVIAEEAIAAIRRRGIAPYTVDDTPAFSVGHDLAGVRVSDDLGAIVRAEPEGIPVAALMATNPITGKLLFHEVLAESGMTAAEWFGRLAHILVTPALELVEYGLALEPHPQNTVLKLRDGVPYAVTVRDFGGCRIVMDSPFYQQREWDFLADTALICPDYDTARAKLIYPMISNLILGLCDAAGIDPADIEIDGLPHRLPRKRVLGMRLSGAVTEQDYVWFDNPISIPPATDETEWAKEHVLSRLAVAKEMEQVAKDPHADDIDNAIATLAQVKQVVEKRRRNLPVVPVDFVGVLADSLTITGHNVHPLAKLRRGFSLEDSRLYGPENFRVTHLKLIGAPVGMLNETGDVTAILRREFPDLVPDTPLRIVPVHPWQWEHVIAPQFREKVVDFGATLPVLPTISMRTALTYHRGTSGQRLYIKTSIDVVLTSTRRSMSADSALGTPKVAGFIARLLARTNPTVTVLPEIAGCAYRGVIFDPRISRSLSTLIRSADIGSAAVAISATALRTETPPEDYVRDLLETVLPTMWNHGIALEAHLQNTMLLFDDSGVYTGLGLRDFSGIRVLKERALDIPLEDGAITLTEDHAEFCNKGYYATFLGNLAGFPCDWNRIREIVDELIATHNPPEEDIAALLSPTIKQKAFVRMALDPQAGDIYIDIPNPLVPVEQPVAD
- a CDS encoding cyclase family protein, with amino-acid sequence MPDLWQVAQQLRHLQFVDLSHGFGPGIPKFPTDPDETQRDIPHLPQPGCLTTAFSLVGQWGTHVDAPAHAVVGGRRLDEIPVSEMILPLVVLDFTAQVAANADFTLGIADIYKWENRHGQIPKHAFVAFRSDWSKRWPDPELMSNKDANRIAHYPGWSPEAIEWLVAERQITAIGHETLDTDPGVLVSRDQFPAQLRILGLGRWQIERMTGLDLVPATGSLMIAAWPKPRLGTGFPVRAVAVLPMTV
- a CDS encoding cyclase family protein, whose protein sequence is MTDLWQLAHTLRTEHTFVDLTHAFQSGQPRFHLLPDEERTTLFNVPEHGFEVTQYSFVGQWGTHVDPPVHFVAGARTLDNIDVKQMILPLVVLDFTAQVAADADFTPEIADIKRWEADHGTIPAGAFVAFRSDWSKRWPDPELVANKDADGIAHYPGWNPEVVEWLITKRDITAIGHETTDTDQGIVVSGGTLPAELLLLQHDKWQIELLANLDQVPATGALIVATWPKPLNGTGFPARAFAIV
- a CDS encoding GNAT family N-acetyltransferase → MDTLAQFWPPFALNITAAAGERKVILRVVRDDDLVEMSNVNEADIYGPELPPYAFCWLNAPYPERVAASFQFRWNNRAQLKPESWSLDFVARDAETGEVIGGMDIRATNFAENRTAETGSWVLYKHQGLGYGSLIRHALIQLAFDVFGALRVETGWHEGNTASARVSEKLGYSVFLTDRTSPVYDGSLQPVIGAALSPDAYRRSDVTVTIDGVRPELAVMLGFAPAEPEH